The Nocardioides marmorisolisilvae genomic interval GATGCCCGGCTTCCAGGGCTCGATGCTCGTCGACCCGCGGTCGGGCGATGGCGTCGTGGCCCTGACCAATGCGACGACGGGCCTCGATGGGGTCGACCTCACCCATCGGCTCCTCGGGTCCGTGACGCCCCGGCCGGGGCCGGCGTGGGTGCCGACCGCGGTGGTGCCGGAATGGGCCGAGGAGCTGCTCGGCTACTGGCACTGGGGCAACTCGGCCTTCGAGGTGCGCTGGCACAACGGGCTGCTCGAGTTCATCGACCTCGCCCGGGGGCGGCTGGCCGAGCAGTTCACCCGTCGCGACGGTCGGTTGGTCGGGGTCGCGGGCTATCACGCCGGCGAGCCCCTGCACGTCGTACGCCGTCCGGGGCCGGGCGATGGCGCCGACTCCGTCAGCCACCTCGAGTGCGCCACCTTCATCTACACCCGCACGCCGTACGACCCCGCCGCCCCGATCCCCGGCGGCCACCCCCACCCCTGACCCCCATCCCTGACTGACCCCGCCGAGTGGTCACAAATGGCCGCCGAGTGGTCCCATCCTGCGCGCGAGTGGTCGCAAATGGGCGCCGAGTGGTGCCTCATAGCGGTGCGGGAGGCGCCATCTGCGACCACTCGCGCCCCATATGCGACCACTCGCGCGTCAGAAGAGACCACTCGCGGCCCATATGTGACCAGTCGCGCGTCAAAAGGGACCACTCGGCGGGTCAGAGGGCCTGGGAGACCGAGCTCATGTTGAAGTCGGGGACGCGCAGCGCGGGGGTGGCGGTCCGGGAGAAGTAGTCGTCGCCCCACTCGCGGGAGAAGCTGGGCACGGTGGTCGATGCGGCGGTGAAGCGACGCAGCAGGTCGACGGGGCTCTCGTTGAAGCGGAAGTTGTTGACCACCCCGGTGACCTCGCCACCCTCGACACGGTAGACCCCGTCGCGGGTCAGCCCGGTCAGCAGCATCGTCTGCGGGTCGACCTCGCGGATGTACCACAGGCAGGTCAGCAGCAGGCCGTCGTCGACGCCTGCGACCAACTCGGACTCGTCATCGGTCGCGCCGGCGATCTCGAGTACCAGGTTGTCGATCGCCGGAGTGATCGGCTGGCCGGTCATCGCCGCGGTATGCCGAGTTTGCAGCAGTGCAGCCAGCCGCCCGTCCGCGATCCAGTCGGTCTTGGAGAGTGGCAGGCCGTTGTCGTAGACACTGCTGGTGTTCGAGGAGGTTGCGTCCACGACAAACGGGGCAGCCTGCAGCCCGGCGTACGACGGGTCGGAGTAGAGCCGGACGTGCTCGTCGACCATCAGCTCACCGATCCGGGTGCCCCCGCCTGGCCGGGAGTAGACCGACTGCCCCTCGTGAGCCACCCGAGCTCCGGCACCCCAGTAGGCGTCGATCATCAGGTCGGCCACCGCGGTCGGCGGCAGCACTGTGTCATAGCGACCTGCCGGCAGGTCGACCGAGCGACCCGCCCAGCCGAGGCGGGTAGTGAGCCGGTCGAACATGTCGAGCGCAGAGACGTCGCCGAAGTCGCGGGTCGCGCCGCCGACCCAGGCGCTGGCGCTGAGATCCGCTGGCTTGCCGGTGCAGCCGTAGTGGCCCGTCGGCTGCTCGTGGCGCAACCGGAGACCCGTGGACGAGGCGAGGTAGGTCGTGGTGACGTCGTGGCTGACGAATCCATAGAGGATCCGGCGCTGGGCCTCGGCGGACTCGAATGCCTGACCGAGCTCGGTGGCGAACCTCTCGAAGACGGCGATGCCGGTCTCACCCGGTGCATCGGTCCAGTCCTCCGCGGCGGCCCCTTCGACCAGGGGAGCGACGTCCTCGGCCGGGCTCGCGTCCCGTACGGCGGCATCGGCTGCACCCACCAGGTCCGCGACCTGGTCCGGATTCCATGCACTGCCGCTGACGGAGGCGCTGCGTGGCCCGTCCAACGCGATGACCGAGACCTGCATGCCGTGCATCACGCCGTTGGTGGTGAGCGTGTTGTTGGCCCAGCGCAGGTTGGCAGCGTGGGTGTCGTGCACGATCACGATGCACTGCTCGGAGGTGGGGACGGCGAGCGCCTGCTCGGCCAGGTCCTGGGGCGTCGTCTGTGCCATCGACTCAGATCTCCTCGCGTGTGTTGAGAATGCGCACGCCACGGAAGACTGCGGACGGGCATCCGTGACTGACCGACGCCACCTGGCCCGGTTGTGCCTTTCCGCAGTTGAAGGCACCACCCAGCTCGTAGGTCTGCGGGCCCCCGACGGCGGACATCGAGCGCCAGAAGTCGGTCGTGGTGGCCTGGTAGGCGA includes:
- a CDS encoding metallopeptidase TldD-related protein → MAQTTPQDLAEQALAVPTSEQCIVIVHDTHAANLRWANNTLTTNGVMHGMQVSVIALDGPRSASVSGSAWNPDQVADLVGAADAAVRDASPAEDVAPLVEGAAAEDWTDAPGETGIAVFERFATELGQAFESAEAQRRILYGFVSHDVTTTYLASSTGLRLRHEQPTGHYGCTGKPADLSASAWVGGATRDFGDVSALDMFDRLTTRLGWAGRSVDLPAGRYDTVLPPTAVADLMIDAYWGAGARVAHEGQSVYSRPGGGTRIGELMVDEHVRLYSDPSYAGLQAAPFVVDATSSNTSSVYDNGLPLSKTDWIADGRLAALLQTRHTAAMTGQPITPAIDNLVLEIAGATDDESELVAGVDDGLLLTCLWYIREVDPQTMLLTGLTRDGVYRVEGGEVTGVVNNFRFNESPVDLLRRFTAASTTVPSFSREWGDDYFSRTATPALRVPDFNMSSVSQAL